A stretch of the bacterium BMS3Abin11 genome encodes the following:
- the cysP gene encoding sulfate permease CysP — MQNQTQERLTRSGIGLLFLIVIIISIYFTTASSDGRLLLVTAAVIGGYMAMNIGANDVANNVGPAVGSQALTLTGAIIIAIIFEAAGALIAGGDVVSTIKKGIIDPSMIQDTDTFIWLMMAALLSGAVWLNLATAMGAPVSTTHSIVGGVLGAGIAAGGIDIANWDKMAEIAASWVISPVMGGLIAAAFLYLIKRKITYRTNKLAAAKIIVPLLLMAMAWSFSTYLLLKGLKHIWKVDFLTAAGISVVIAIAVYIVFKPVIIRSADTLKNNKESISQLFTIPLIFAAAFLSFAHGANDVANAVGPLAAIKEAIGGSGVTSKASIPLWIMMIGAAGIAIGLALYGPKLIKTVGSEITDLDKTRAFCVAMAASITVIIASQLGLPVSSTHIAVGGIFGVGFLREYLKSSYSGMIEEIKHHHEDDDTVAVERFLDEFDEASLERKNVMLKQLKENSARAHLMKKERKKLSKVYRTELVKRSHLKRIVAAWIITVPATGGMAALIYFMIRGMML, encoded by the coding sequence ATGCAAAACCAGACACAGGAGCGATTAACACGATCAGGCATCGGACTGCTGTTCCTGATTGTTATCATAATATCCATCTACTTTACCACTGCCAGCAGCGATGGAAGACTTTTACTGGTGACCGCTGCCGTTATCGGCGGCTATATGGCAATGAATATCGGTGCAAATGACGTTGCCAACAACGTTGGCCCGGCCGTTGGCTCACAGGCTTTGACTCTTACCGGGGCAATTATCATTGCAATCATCTTCGAAGCGGCCGGCGCCCTGATTGCCGGAGGTGATGTCGTCAGTACAATAAAAAAAGGCATTATCGACCCGAGCATGATTCAAGATACAGATACCTTTATCTGGCTAATGATGGCTGCCCTGCTTTCAGGTGCGGTCTGGCTCAATCTTGCCACCGCAATGGGCGCACCCGTCTCCACCACGCATTCTATTGTTGGTGGCGTACTCGGTGCGGGAATTGCGGCAGGCGGCATAGATATTGCCAACTGGGACAAAATGGCAGAGATCGCAGCAAGCTGGGTTATCTCGCCCGTTATGGGCGGCCTGATAGCCGCCGCATTCCTGTACCTGATCAAACGTAAAATCACCTACCGCACAAACAAACTGGCCGCAGCAAAAATAATCGTTCCACTGCTGCTGATGGCCATGGCCTGGTCCTTTTCAACCTACCTGTTACTGAAGGGATTGAAACATATCTGGAAAGTAGATTTTCTGACAGCAGCAGGAATTTCTGTAGTCATTGCTATTGCAGTCTATATAGTCTTCAAGCCTGTAATTATACGGTCTGCCGATACTTTAAAAAACAATAAGGAAAGCATAAGTCAACTTTTTACTATTCCACTGATATTTGCTGCCGCCTTCCTCAGCTTTGCACACGGCGCAAACGATGTTGCCAATGCCGTTGGCCCGCTTGCTGCCATTAAGGAGGCCATCGGTGGTAGTGGCGTCACCAGTAAAGCCAGTATTCCACTTTGGATAATGATGATAGGCGCCGCCGGTATAGCGATCGGTCTCGCCCTGTATGGGCCAAAGCTCATTAAAACGGTTGGATCAGAGATTACAGATCTGGATAAAACCCGTGCGTTCTGTGTTGCCATGGCGGCATCCATCACCGTCATTATCGCCTCACAGCTCGGCCTGCCTGTCAGTTCAACACATATTGCTGTTGGCGGCATATTCGGCGTTGGCTTTCTACGTGAATACCTGAAATCCAGTTACAGCGGAATGATTGAAGAGATCAAGCATCACCATGAAGATGATGATACGGTAGCAGTCGAGAGATTCCTTGATGAATTTGATGAAGCCTCTCTGGAAAGAAAAAATGTGATGCTGAAACAGTTAAAAGAAAATTCAGCCAGGGCACATTTGATGAAAAAAGAGCGCAAAAAATTAAGTAAAGTCTACAGAACAGAACTTGTTAAGCGCTCTCATCTTAAAAGGATTGTTGCTGCCTGGATTATTACTGTACCAGCCACTGGTGGAATGGCAGCATTGATCTACTTCATGATTCGCGGGATGATGTTGTAG
- the prfB gene encoding peptide chain release factor 2: protein MLENGIEESSELLSMIEEENDESMLEDVQNDLNRLQSKLEELEFRRMFSGKMDANNAWLDIQSGSGGTEAQDWANMLLRMYLRWGERQGLKTELMEVSEGEVAGIKSATIKYTGDYAFGYLRTETGVHRLVRKSPFDSGNRRHTSFASVFVSPEIDDSIEIEINPADLRIDTYRASGAGGQHVNKTDSAVRLTHIPTGVVVQCQNDRSQHRNKAQAMDMMKARLYELEVQKQQEEQKAVEESKSDIGWGSQIRSYVLDSSRIKDLRTGVETGNTQAVLDGDLNQFIEASLKSGL, encoded by the coding sequence ATGCTGGAAAACGGCATCGAAGAATCCTCAGAATTACTGTCAATGATAGAGGAGGAAAATGATGAATCCATGCTTGAAGATGTGCAGAACGATCTAAATCGATTGCAAAGCAAACTGGAAGAACTGGAATTTCGCCGGATGTTTTCCGGCAAGATGGATGCGAATAACGCCTGGCTGGATATACAGTCAGGTTCGGGAGGAACCGAAGCACAGGATTGGGCAAATATGCTGTTGCGCATGTATTTGCGCTGGGGGGAACGCCAGGGTTTGAAGACTGAGCTGATGGAAGTTTCTGAAGGTGAAGTGGCGGGAATCAAAAGTGCCACCATTAAGTATACCGGCGATTATGCCTTTGGTTATCTTCGAACAGAGACCGGTGTCCATCGTCTGGTCCGAAAATCCCCATTTGATTCCGGCAATCGGCGCCACACCTCATTTGCTTCTGTTTTTGTCTCGCCGGAGATTGACGACAGCATCGAAATTGAAATAAACCCTGCAGACCTGCGTATCGATACCTACAGAGCAAGTGGTGCCGGTGGTCAGCACGTGAATAAGACAGATTCAGCCGTACGTCTGACTCACATCCCTACCGGTGTCGTTGTACAATGCCAGAATGACCGTTCACAGCACCGCAATAAGGCACAGGCCATGGACATGATGAAAGCACGCCTGTATGAACTGGAAGTTCAGAAACAGCAGGAGGAGCAGAAGGCGGTAGAGGAATCCAAGTCGGATATTGGCTGGGGTAGTCAGATTCGTTCATATGTACTGGATTCATCACGCATCAAGGATCTTCGCACAGGCGTTGAAACAGGCAATACCCAGGCTGTACTGGATGGAGATCTTAACCAGTTTATAGAGGCTAGTTTGAAATCCGGACTTTAA
- the lysS gene encoding lysine--tRNA ligase — MTDTTQNENENENEQIKLRREKLTAMRESGVNPFPNDFRRNTVAAEILARYEGKENEELEDEQVRVKVAGRMMSRRIMGKASFAHVEDMSGRIQLYVQRDSLADGFYNTCFKKWDIGDIIGVEGILFRTKTGELTIRVDGIQLLVKSLRPLPEKYHGLTDLEMRYRQRYVDLIMSQASRDSFRKRTRIISLIREYLTDRDFLEVETPMMQAVPGGAAARPFKTFHNALNIDLFMRIAPELYLKRLVVGGFERVFEINRNFRNEGLSTRHNPEFTMVEFYQAYADYNELMDLTEDMLRHITETIQNKNTVVSYQGDEYDFGKPFTRMTVKEAVLKYNKQLSADQLEDKDALRKYAESLKIPLRDSYGVGKLLIEIFEKTGEHLLKDPTFITAYPVEVSPLSRRNDEDPDVTDRFELFIGGREIANGFSELNDPEDQVERFRDQLKQKEEGDEEAMSYDADFIRALEHGMPPTAGEGIGIDRLVMLFTDSPSIRDVLLFPHMRPEAEG; from the coding sequence ATGACCGATACTACTCAAAACGAAAACGAAAACGAAAACGAACAGATCAAATTGCGCCGAGAGAAATTGACCGCGATGCGGGAAAGTGGCGTTAATCCATTTCCTAACGATTTTCGGCGTAATACTGTTGCAGCTGAAATTCTGGCCCGTTATGAGGGCAAGGAAAATGAAGAACTGGAGGATGAACAGGTACGGGTAAAAGTTGCTGGTCGTATGATGTCACGGCGTATCATGGGTAAAGCCAGTTTTGCGCATGTTGAAGACATGTCAGGGCGCATTCAGCTTTACGTGCAGCGCGACTCACTGGCGGATGGATTCTATAATACCTGTTTTAAAAAATGGGACATCGGCGATATTATTGGCGTGGAGGGTATTTTGTTCCGGACTAAGACCGGTGAATTAACCATCCGTGTTGATGGTATTCAGCTACTGGTCAAGTCATTAAGGCCGCTACCAGAAAAATACCATGGCCTTACAGATCTGGAGATGCGCTATCGCCAGCGTTATGTTGACCTGATCATGAGCCAGGCATCTCGCGATAGTTTTCGTAAACGTACGCGCATTATTTCGCTGATTCGTGAGTACCTGACAGACAGGGATTTTCTCGAAGTAGAAACACCTATGATGCAGGCCGTACCCGGTGGAGCGGCGGCACGACCATTCAAGACTTTCCATAATGCACTGAATATCGATTTGTTCATGCGCATCGCACCGGAACTCTATCTAAAAAGACTGGTAGTGGGCGGATTCGAGCGTGTATTTGAGATCAACCGTAATTTCCGCAATGAGGGCTTAAGCACTCGTCACAATCCTGAATTTACCATGGTTGAGTTTTACCAGGCCTATGCTGATTATAATGAACTGATGGATTTGACAGAAGATATGCTGCGTCATATCACTGAAACCATCCAGAATAAAAATACCGTGGTCAGTTATCAGGGCGATGAATATGATTTCGGCAAGCCCTTTACCCGCATGACCGTCAAAGAAGCGGTGCTTAAATATAACAAACAGCTGTCAGCTGATCAGCTTGAGGATAAAGATGCCCTTCGTAAATATGCAGAAAGCCTGAAGATTCCCCTGCGTGACAGCTACGGGGTGGGCAAGCTGCTAATCGAGATATTTGAGAAAACGGGTGAACACCTGCTAAAAGATCCGACATTTATCACCGCTTACCCGGTAGAGGTTTCTCCCCTGTCGCGCAGAAATGACGAAGACCCGGACGTTACCGATCGTTTTGAATTATTCATCGGTGGGCGCGAGATTGCCAACGGTTTTTCCGAACTGAATGACCCGGAAGATCAGGTCGAGCGTTTTCGCGATCAACTGAAACAAAAAGAAGAAGGTGATGAGGAAGCGATGTCCTACGATGCAGATTTTATCCGTGCGCTGGAACACGGCATGCCACCAACCGCTGGCGAGGGTATCGGTATTGATCGTCTTGTGATGCTGTTCACCGATAGCCCGTCGATTCGCGATGTATTGTTATTTCCACATATGCGGCCCGAGGCGGAGGGATGA
- the lolE_3 gene encoding lipoprotein-releasing system transmembrane protein LolE: protein MIHPLELFIGLSYTRAKRRTEFISFISLASMLGTALGVAALITVLSVMNGFGEELRSRILSVAAHVTVTGFGGELTDWQSVQRQVVTDKGVVGSAPYVLAQGLLTQKGKSSGVMVRGILPAEESTVSSLGENMKGGKIEQLAAGKYRIILGQELAWSLGVWVGDKVTLMAPQVSVTAAGILPRMKRFVVAGVFEAGMYEYDSGLVLIHMADAQKLYRLGKNVTGLRLKLDDIDAAPLFSQELDKQLGARYRIKNWTQEHVSFFRALKIERNVMFVILMLIVAVAAFNLVSTLVMVVTDKQADIAILRTLGMSPANIMSVFIYQGMIIGLIGTLLGLLGGIVLAMNVSAIVSAIEGFFQVQFMPPDLYYISSFPSRLDWNDVATIGVLSFVLSVLATLYPAWRASRTLPAEALRYE from the coding sequence ATGATCCACCCCTTAGAACTCTTCATCGGCCTTTCCTACACGCGCGCTAAACGGCGTACCGAGTTTATCTCATTTATCTCCCTCGCCTCTATGCTGGGCACGGCACTGGGTGTTGCTGCACTAATAACAGTGCTTTCTGTAATGAACGGTTTTGGTGAAGAACTGAGAAGCCGGATCCTGTCCGTCGCGGCCCATGTTACGGTGACGGGGTTTGGCGGTGAGCTGACTGACTGGCAGTCGGTTCAGCGACAGGTAGTTACCGATAAAGGTGTTGTTGGCAGTGCCCCATACGTGCTGGCTCAGGGACTATTGACGCAGAAAGGGAAGAGCAGCGGTGTGATGGTGCGTGGAATATTGCCTGCAGAGGAGTCGACTGTTTCCAGTCTTGGCGAAAACATGAAAGGTGGCAAGATCGAGCAACTTGCTGCGGGTAAATATCGCATTATTCTGGGTCAGGAACTGGCCTGGTCTCTGGGTGTGTGGGTAGGCGATAAGGTAACGCTAATGGCCCCTCAGGTTTCAGTTACTGCGGCAGGTATTTTACCTCGCATGAAGCGATTCGTTGTTGCGGGCGTGTTTGAGGCTGGGATGTATGAATATGATAGTGGTCTGGTGTTGATTCATATGGCTGATGCACAGAAGCTCTACCGACTGGGCAAAAACGTGACGGGCTTGCGACTGAAACTGGACGATATAGATGCTGCGCCACTATTTTCTCAGGAATTAGATAAACAACTGGGAGCACGCTACCGGATAAAAAACTGGACCCAGGAGCATGTCAGTTTTTTCCGTGCATTGAAGATTGAACGTAATGTTATGTTTGTTATTCTGATGCTGATCGTTGCCGTTGCGGCCTTCAATCTGGTTTCCACTCTGGTCATGGTGGTGACTGACAAGCAGGCCGATATTGCAATTTTACGCACACTGGGGATGAGCCCGGCAAACATCATGTCTGTGTTTATATACCAGGGCATGATCATTGGCCTTATCGGTACCTTGCTGGGGCTGCTTGGCGGAATTGTCCTGGCGATGAATGTTTCAGCTATCGTCAGTGCCATAGAAGGCTTCTTTCAGGTCCAGTTTATGCCGCCTGACCTCTATTACATCTCTAGCTTTCCCTCCCGCCTGGACTGGAATGATGTGGCCACTATTGGTGTGTTGTCATTCGTCCTGTCTGTACTGGCGACCCTGTATCCTGCCTGGCGCGCGAGCAGAACTCTGCCGGCGGAGGCATTGCGCTATGAGTAG
- the lolD_4 gene encoding lipoprotein-releasing system ATP-binding protein LolD: MSNKWVLECTDLHRIFTEGPADVEVLKGINFSVAAGEQVAIIGSSGSGKSTLLHLLGGLDEPSSGTVYVDSIDINSLKQAERGRLRNRCLGFVYQFHHLLPEFSAQINVAMPLLIRRDDSKQAMQQAAEILGRVGLLHRLQHKPGELSGGERQRTALARAMVTKPQCILADEPTGNLDRRMAESVYSLMLELNEEKGTALVIVTHDQGLAEKMNKIYTLDDGVLTN; encoded by the coding sequence ATGAGTAATAAGTGGGTCCTGGAATGCACGGATTTACACCGGATATTTACCGAAGGCCCGGCTGATGTCGAGGTGCTGAAAGGCATCAATTTTTCCGTTGCAGCAGGTGAACAGGTCGCCATCATTGGTAGTTCAGGTTCCGGCAAAAGTACCTTGCTGCATTTGCTGGGAGGTCTCGATGAACCCAGTTCGGGAACAGTATATGTTGACAGTATAGACATCAATTCCCTAAAGCAGGCTGAACGTGGGCGGTTGCGCAACCGTTGTCTGGGTTTTGTCTACCAGTTTCATCACCTGCTGCCGGAGTTTTCCGCACAGATAAATGTCGCCATGCCACTGTTGATACGCCGTGATGACAGTAAGCAGGCGATGCAGCAGGCTGCTGAGATACTTGGCCGGGTCGGTTTATTACATCGACTACAGCATAAGCCCGGTGAGCTGTCCGGTGGTGAGCGACAGCGTACCGCACTGGCACGGGCAATGGTGACAAAGCCACAGTGCATACTGGCCGATGAGCCTACCGGTAACCTTGATCGGCGAATGGCAGAATCGGTCTATTCTCTAATGCTTGAGTTGAATGAAGAAAAAGGAACGGCTTTAGTGATTGTTACTCATGATCAGGGACTGGCCGAGAAAATGAATAAGATTTATACACTTGATGATGGAGTGTTGACAAACTGA
- the dmlR_2 gene encoding HTH-type transcriptional regulator DmlR → MDKFNKMKTFCCAAETLSFSRTADILQISPSMVSKHISALETELDTRLFSRTTRQIILTQEGKTYQKQCGLILDELDEVETSIRSEARADAGRLRLSLPIDFGIKILAPMLADYLDKHPNVTLDTVYDNRYVDLIKGRYDLAIRIGAKFPDSALIAKRLIPTCAVLCASPDYIKKNRPIHSIQDLKQHNCIQYSNSHNQQHWRINGPEGESLIRINSNLRSNSDNSIMIAALRGLGVALLPCFLVNNHLASGDLIHLLPEYSVNNMGIYAVYPQQTYLPSKVKTFIEFLRTSLQHKRHCNKKLHKNLRCIAIHLDSTSD, encoded by the coding sequence ATGGATAAGTTTAATAAAATGAAGACATTTTGTTGCGCAGCCGAGACACTGAGTTTTTCACGCACGGCCGATATTCTGCAAATATCACCCAGTATGGTCAGTAAACACATTTCCGCCCTGGAAACAGAACTTGATACCAGATTATTCAGTCGTACGACCCGACAGATCATACTCACTCAGGAAGGAAAAACCTATCAGAAGCAATGTGGTCTGATTCTGGATGAACTGGATGAAGTGGAAACAAGCATACGAAGTGAAGCACGTGCCGATGCCGGACGGTTACGTCTATCGCTTCCAATAGATTTTGGAATAAAGATTCTTGCCCCCATGCTGGCTGACTACCTTGATAAGCATCCAAACGTAACGCTGGATACTGTTTACGACAACAGGTATGTGGATCTTATCAAGGGACGATATGATCTGGCGATACGCATCGGTGCAAAGTTTCCTGACTCGGCACTAATCGCCAAACGGCTGATCCCAACCTGTGCAGTCCTCTGTGCCAGCCCTGACTATATAAAGAAAAACAGGCCGATTCATTCAATTCAGGATTTAAAGCAACACAACTGCATCCAGTACAGCAACTCACATAATCAGCAGCACTGGCGGATCAATGGACCCGAGGGCGAGAGCCTGATACGTATCAACAGCAATTTGCGCTCGAACAGTGATAATTCCATAATGATTGCCGCACTCCGCGGCCTCGGCGTCGCCCTGCTACCCTGTTTTCTGGTTAACAACCATCTGGCTTCGGGAGACCTGATTCATCTACTGCCTGAATATTCAGTTAATAATATGGGTATTTATGCCGTCTATCCGCAGCAAACCTATCTGCCTTCGAAGGTAAAAACATTCATTGAATTTCTCAGGACAAGTCTGCAGCATAAAAGGCACTGCAACAAAAAACTACACAAAAACCTACGCTGCATTGCGATCCATTTAGACTCTACAAGTGACTGA
- a CDS encoding comEC family competence protein, giving the protein MNFSPLPLTAFAFLLGIVALFFLPDLSPVHFAAGLLPAALIALLWLKKWRLTVLFFLAGFFYAALVAGNQLTRILPQSQAGKTIQLDGIVEGLPDRQGRVVRFNFNVFHSSSIDGRAIRGRIRVSDYRKKTIDPQPGEAWRLLLRAKSPHGFANPAGFDYEKWLFSQRIIATAYIRKNVRKNKAKRPEVNHRLPDMDRSAVIDRMRLRIAAQIKKSLPDSSFRGIITALATGDRRAITSQQWSVLQTTGTSHLMAISGLHVGLVAGIAFFLFRFLFATVPQLPLLIPSHKAAAVVAMSCATFYSLMAGFSLPTQRALLMLTVLMVAIILRRRVRALDILSLTLLLVLILDPLSILSAGFWLSFAAVAMILYILQQRSHRNDWTESSTFKTVNMQLKLSLMMAPATLIFFQQIPLSGPVANLVAIPVVAFLIVPLVLLASLSFLLFGGGFVEHNLYRLADYVLQLLWTLLESLARATEALPFSVEHSAVALAGLVFTILVLMLPAGLKIRKLALVGLLAFFFPLHSQLREGEFRVILLDVGQGLSAVIMTGRHALLFDTGARFSKRFNAGDAVVLPVLKSLSINRLDTLIVSHGDNDHSGGVQKVLAGMEVKQVITNEKIIDTGDGTKVTPCRAGLQWQWEGVSFRILHPDTDGTTMSNNASCVLHVKSSFASILLPADIEEEAEKEIISRYPDTLRSNILIAGHHGSNTSSSDDFINAVSPQLVLFPAGWRNRYHHPAKKVLHRLAIRQIKSMITGECGAITIRVAEAGVSAWSWRQSNRKIWDVSEIDRRCSKVVIGLSEISAF; this is encoded by the coding sequence ATGAATTTCTCACCACTTCCTCTGACAGCGTTTGCCTTTTTGCTGGGTATCGTTGCGCTATTTTTTCTGCCGGATCTGAGTCCGGTGCATTTTGCTGCCGGGCTGTTGCCAGCAGCGCTAATTGCCCTGCTATGGCTGAAAAAATGGCGCTTAACGGTGTTGTTTTTTCTCGCAGGTTTTTTTTATGCTGCACTGGTGGCAGGTAATCAGCTGACACGGATACTGCCACAGTCCCAGGCAGGTAAAACCATCCAGCTTGACGGTATCGTCGAAGGGCTGCCTGACAGGCAGGGGCGGGTAGTTCGCTTTAATTTTAACGTGTTTCATTCCAGCTCGATTGACGGCAGGGCTATACGGGGCAGAATTCGTGTTAGTGATTACCGCAAAAAAACCATAGACCCACAACCGGGCGAAGCATGGCGCTTGCTGCTACGGGCAAAGTCTCCACATGGTTTTGCCAACCCGGCAGGTTTCGACTACGAAAAATGGCTGTTCAGTCAGCGTATTATTGCTACGGCCTATATTCGAAAAAATGTACGAAAGAATAAAGCTAAGCGCCCTGAGGTAAACCATCGACTACCAGACATGGACCGGTCAGCAGTCATTGATCGCATGCGACTTCGCATAGCGGCTCAGATAAAAAAGAGTCTTCCTGATTCATCCTTTCGCGGCATTATCACCGCGCTGGCTACCGGCGATCGCCGGGCGATAACTTCACAACAGTGGTCTGTGTTGCAAACCACGGGCACATCACATTTGATGGCGATATCCGGTCTCCATGTCGGCCTGGTAGCCGGCATAGCTTTCTTCCTGTTTCGATTCCTTTTTGCTACTGTCCCTCAACTGCCATTGTTGATCCCCTCCCATAAAGCAGCTGCTGTCGTGGCGATGTCCTGTGCCACTTTCTACAGCCTGATGGCAGGATTTTCACTGCCCACCCAACGGGCATTGTTAATGCTGACGGTGTTGATGGTAGCGATTATTTTACGACGCCGTGTTCGAGCGCTGGATATATTGTCACTGACACTGCTGCTGGTTCTTATCCTCGACCCATTATCGATATTGTCGGCTGGTTTCTGGTTGTCTTTTGCTGCAGTGGCAATGATTTTGTACATTTTACAGCAACGCAGCCATCGAAATGACTGGACAGAAAGCAGTACGTTTAAAACAGTAAATATGCAGTTGAAGTTATCGTTGATGATGGCGCCCGCTACATTGATATTTTTTCAACAGATTCCGCTCTCAGGCCCTGTAGCCAATCTTGTCGCTATTCCAGTGGTCGCATTTTTAATTGTGCCACTGGTGCTGCTTGCCAGTTTGTCTTTTTTGTTGTTTGGCGGTGGTTTTGTTGAACATAATCTTTATCGGCTGGCGGATTATGTATTGCAGTTACTCTGGACACTGCTGGAGTCACTGGCAAGGGCTACAGAAGCGTTACCATTTTCAGTCGAGCATTCTGCCGTAGCACTTGCAGGGCTTGTTTTTACAATACTGGTTTTAATGCTACCAGCTGGATTAAAGATTAGAAAGCTGGCTCTTGTCGGTCTGCTGGCATTTTTCTTTCCTCTCCATAGCCAATTACGTGAAGGAGAGTTCAGAGTGATTCTACTGGATGTTGGGCAGGGACTCTCTGCTGTCATTATGACCGGTCGGCACGCACTGTTATTCGACACAGGTGCACGTTTCAGCAAACGATTCAATGCTGGCGATGCCGTCGTGCTGCCTGTTCTGAAGTCATTGTCAATCAACAGGCTGGATACTCTCATCGTTTCACATGGCGACAATGATCACAGCGGCGGAGTTCAGAAAGTACTGGCAGGGATGGAGGTTAAGCAGGTGATCACAAATGAAAAGATAATTGACACTGGGGATGGCACTAAGGTGACTCCCTGCAGGGCTGGGCTGCAATGGCAATGGGAGGGTGTATCGTTCCGCATTTTACATCCGGACACTGATGGAACGACAATGAGTAATAATGCCTCCTGTGTGCTGCATGTGAAGTCATCATTCGCTTCGATACTGCTACCGGCTGATATAGAAGAAGAGGCCGAAAAAGAAATTATTTCGCGTTATCCTGATACCTTGCGCTCAAACATACTGATTGCTGGGCACCATGGAAGCAATACTTCATCGAGTGATGACTTTATCAATGCCGTTTCACCACAGCTAGTATTGTTCCCTGCCGGTTGGAGAAACCGTTATCATCATCCCGCGAAAAAAGTGCTGCATCGACTGGCAATAAGGCAGATAAAGAGCATGATAACCGGTGAATGCGGTGCTATTACTATACGGGTAGCTGAAGCAGGTGTTTCTGCCTGGTCATGGAGGCAGTCAAACAGGAAGATTTGGGATGTTTCAGAAATCGACAGGAGGTGCAGTAAAGTCGTTATAGGACTTTCTGAAATCTCTGCCTTTTGA
- the exbB_2 gene encoding biopolymer transport protein ExbB: MWLLLICSIIALAIVAERFWTLQKRNVAPDQLLKQVLDHEKANRVSEDLLKLLVKSSPLGRLFAVGLVNRDHSREIMKEAIEEEGSIVVHELDKNLNTLGTMAVITPLLGLLGTVIGMIQVFSSITPEVMSQGIGDPTVLAAGISKALITTAAGLSIGIPALMFHRYFKGKVRSLTVEMEQQSVKLVEIIQGDREY; encoded by the coding sequence ATGTGGCTGCTGCTAATCTGCTCAATTATTGCCCTGGCAATCGTTGCTGAACGGTTCTGGACACTGCAAAAACGCAATGTGGCACCAGATCAACTGTTAAAACAGGTGCTGGATCACGAAAAAGCAAATCGGGTCAGTGAAGATTTGCTCAAACTACTGGTCAAGTCTTCCCCACTAGGCAGGCTGTTTGCTGTTGGCCTTGTTAATCGTGATCATAGTAGAGAAATCATGAAGGAAGCGATTGAAGAAGAGGGAAGTATCGTTGTCCATGAGCTGGACAAGAATCTCAATACCCTGGGAACGATGGCTGTTATTACGCCTTTGCTCGGCCTGCTGGGTACTGTCATTGGCATGATCCAGGTTTTTTCCTCGATTACACCGGAAGTAATGAGCCAGGGCATAGGGGATCCTACGGTGCTTGCTGCCGGTATTTCCAAAGCGCTAATCACCACCGCTGCGGGCCTTTCAATTGGTATCCCCGCATTAATGTTCCATCGTTATTTCAAGGGCAAGGTACGTTCTCTTACGGTAGAAATGGAGCAGCAGTCTGTTAAACTGGTTGAAATCATCCAGGGCGACCGCGAGTACTGA
- a CDS encoding colicin uptake protein TolR has protein sequence MKFKNTTDDDELEINLTPLIDIVFLLLIFFMVSTTFTKESQLQIKLPQAEGEKALPQEVPKLIIEISALGVYAVKGPNDKAARQILNTSPGALQRVIRSAAENQDKDKMIVIIRADRKTPHEAVVRALSIAGRLGLTRITFATESQPGDS, from the coding sequence ATGAAATTTAAAAATACCACCGATGATGATGAACTGGAGATTAATCTAACGCCTCTGATTGATATTGTCTTCCTGCTATTGATTTTTTTCATGGTATCTACAACGTTCACTAAAGAATCCCAGTTACAAATCAAGTTACCGCAGGCCGAGGGCGAGAAAGCGCTTCCTCAGGAGGTTCCGAAGCTAATCATTGAAATCAGTGCGTTGGGTGTCTATGCGGTAAAAGGCCCCAATGATAAAGCTGCACGCCAAATCCTGAATACCAGCCCAGGTGCGTTGCAGCGGGTGATTCGGTCTGCAGCTGAAAATCAGGATAAGGACAAAATGATCGTTATCATACGCGCAGACAGGAAAACGCCTCATGAAGCGGTTGTCCGGGCACTGTCAATAGCAGGGCGGCTGGGTCTTACACGCATTACCTTTGCAACTGAATCTCAACCTGGAGATAGTTGA